A stretch of Triticum aestivum cultivar Chinese Spring chromosome 1D, IWGSC CS RefSeq v2.1, whole genome shotgun sequence DNA encodes these proteins:
- the LOC123180692 gene encoding auxin-responsive protein IAA15, with product MSVETERSSTESSAASGLDFEDTALTLRLPGSDPDRKRASTSDPDCPSPTAAASDSPPSPKAQVVGWPPVRSFRKNALAAAASSKTKFVKVAVDGAPYLRKVDLKAYAGYTSSASYDQLLATLQDKFISHLTVRKLGNEEMKLVDAVSGTEYVPTYEDKDGDWMLVGDVPWRMFVETCQRIRLMKSSEVVNLAPRSGR from the exons ATGTCGGTGGAGACGGAGCGGAGCTCCACGGAGTCCTCCGCCGCCTCGGGCCTTGACTTCGAGGACACCGCCCTCACCCTCCGCCTCCCCGGCTCCGACCCCGACCGCAAGCGCGCCTCCACCTCCGACCCCGACTGCCCCTCCCCGACCGCCGCCGCCTCAGACTCTCCCCCTTCCCCCAA GGCGCAGGTGGTGGGCTGGCCACCGGTGCGGTCGTTCCGGAAGAACGCCCTCGCGGCCGCGGCCTCGTCCAAGACCAAGTTCGTCAAGGTGGCCGTCGACGGCGCGCCCTACCTGCGCAAGGTCGACCTCAAGGCTTACGCGGGCTACACAAGCTCTGCCTCCTACGACCAGCTCCTCGCCACGCTCCAGGACAAGTTCATCTCCCACCTCACCGTCC GCAAGCTTGGGAACGAGGAGATGAAGCTCGTGGACGCGGTGAGCGGGACGGAGTATGTGCCGACGTACGAGGACAAGGACGGCGACTGGATGCTCGTCGGAGACGTCCCCTGGAG AATGTTTGTGGAGACCTGCCAGCGCATTCGTCTCATGAAAAGCTCTGAGGTTGTCAATCTAG CACCAAGATCTGGTCGGTGA